From a region of the Paenibacillus sp. FSL R10-2734 genome:
- a CDS encoding WYL domain-containing protein — MNLFEKIFNHQIISRLEDSGTFMITSHERAWLKTMLEHPSAADAFTADTMDKLRTALESEQGMDISNHLIEKARTLEKQVYHPLLRSLRRHIMNKTGILITYAVKGDRINKDHLGFPYKLEYSMVKREWYLLWYHTRHHSLMSTRLKKIQSVTSEPIEPSAAENILRKIGKTLESRKTEVIIEIVRVYNAELSRILYAFSSFEKNVEYDTEKDTYRVRVSLLGDELEYLLSKIRFLGKRVWVVEGDYLKRRMLESSSKALERYGIIPTDEELSS; from the coding sequence ATGAATCTGTTTGAGAAAATATTCAATCACCAGATCATTTCCCGATTGGAGGATTCCGGTACTTTCATGATCACTTCGCACGAACGGGCCTGGCTGAAGACGATGCTGGAGCATCCCTCGGCAGCTGATGCTTTCACTGCGGATACTATGGACAAGCTACGTACTGCCCTTGAGTCGGAACAGGGGATGGATATTTCAAATCATTTGATTGAAAAAGCCCGTACGCTAGAAAAGCAGGTCTACCACCCTCTTCTGCGATCTTTGCGTCGGCACATCATGAATAAAACGGGCATTCTTATAACTTACGCGGTTAAGGGTGACCGTATTAATAAGGATCATTTGGGGTTTCCGTATAAGCTGGAATACTCCATGGTCAAAAGAGAATGGTATTTGCTCTGGTATCACACTAGGCATCACTCCTTGATGAGTACCCGGCTAAAGAAGATCCAGTCCGTCACATCAGAACCAATCGAACCCTCAGCAGCAGAGAACATTCTAAGGAAGATCGGAAAAACGCTTGAATCGCGCAAAACCGAAGTCATCATTGAAATTGTCCGCGTTTATAACGCAGAGCTATCCCGTATTCTATACGCCTTCTCCAGCTTTGAAAAAAATGTTGAGTATGACACGGAGAAGGATACCTATCGAGTCAGAGTTTCTCTGCTTGGGGATGAGCTCGAGTATTTACTTTCCAAGATACGTTTTCTTGGAAAGCGGGTTTGGGTGGTCGAAGGCGATTATTTGAAAAGACGGATGCTCGAATCCTCTTCAAAAGCTTTAGAGCGTTATGGAATCATACCAACCGATGAAGAACTCTCTTCGTAA
- a CDS encoding threonine/serine dehydratase, whose protein sequence is MTFNYENVTRAYDRIKNYVNRTPLEESFYLGDEDRRYFFKLESQQRAKSFKIRGALNKMMTLTEEEKNCGVAAISSGNHGSSVSYAASILGIKNVIVIVPLGTPISKIDKIKYFGADVLQLGKSYDEAHSLGMKYINERGLTYIDAYYSDPEIYGGQGTVAIEILEQNKDIDTIVVPIGGGGLITGIAVAAKAINPAIRIIGVQTEACPAMLKSYEDNIFYEEYPNEESLCDALLGGVGKLSYEMAKDYVDDFIAVSENSIARAVSFMAKEEKYIVEAGSATTVAAIMDYRERIGGTNIALVISGGNIDGEVLTTILTKY, encoded by the coding sequence ATGACTTTTAATTATGAAAATGTGACAAGAGCTTATGATCGGATCAAGAACTATGTGAACAGAACCCCACTTGAAGAGTCCTTTTATTTAGGTGATGAAGACAGAAGATATTTCTTCAAGCTTGAGTCTCAACAAAGGGCGAAAAGCTTCAAAATCAGAGGTGCTTTAAACAAAATGATGACGTTAACTGAAGAAGAAAAAAACTGTGGTGTAGCAGCAATTTCTTCAGGAAACCATGGAAGCTCTGTAAGCTATGCAGCATCAATCCTAGGAATAAAAAATGTAATTGTAATTGTGCCACTAGGTACTCCCATAAGTAAGATAGATAAAATCAAGTATTTCGGAGCCGATGTATTGCAATTAGGTAAAAGCTATGATGAGGCTCATTCTTTAGGCATGAAGTATATTAATGAACGGGGGTTAACATATATTGACGCATACTATAGTGATCCAGAAATCTATGGAGGACAAGGGACCGTTGCAATTGAAATTCTGGAACAGAATAAAGATATTGATACCATAGTAGTTCCGATAGGTGGTGGAGGTCTTATTACAGGGATCGCGGTTGCGGCTAAAGCGATTAATCCAGCTATCCGTATTATTGGAGTACAGACAGAGGCTTGTCCTGCTATGTTGAAATCTTACGAAGATAACATTTTCTATGAAGAATATCCTAACGAGGAGTCATTGTGTGATGCTCTTCTTGGTGGCGTTGGGAAACTGAGTTATGAGATGGCAAAAGATTATGTTGATGATTTCATAGCAGTATCAGAAAACTCTATCGCTAGAGCTGTAAGTTTTATGGCCAAAGAAGAGAAATATATTGTAGAAGCAGGAAGTGCCACAACAGTTGCAGCCATCATGGATTACAGAGAACGAATTGGTGGAACTAACATTGCTCTTGTCATAAGCGGAGGCAACATTGATGGAGAAGTATTAACAACTATATTGACCAAATATTAA
- a CDS encoding ornithine cyclodeaminase family protein produces the protein MRILSDKDVKKVLNVQQVIDLVEAVYKSKSDHKTETWPTIFYDFVPGKADMDIKSGYLKKDKVFGHKTVTWFADNEQKNIPTLMGLITVFDAESGQPLGIAEAAFITGIRTGASGAIGAKYLARKESENLLVVGSGNQAIYQIASALYALPNLKVVRIAARDQVKLKSFVDSLPHRLQSEFGMDAGTIIFEAVDCLEHAVSNSDIIITVTSSRTPIIKMEWIKKGTHISCIGADMAGKQEIDSRIVSNASIFLDDKEHCMQVGEIEIPLKQGIITEKNISGEIGDLILGKINGRTDNEQITIFDATGMAILDIYAAKIALQSAEENDLGVEFNN, from the coding sequence ATGCGCATATTAAGTGATAAGGATGTTAAAAAAGTATTGAATGTTCAGCAGGTAATCGATCTTGTTGAAGCAGTTTACAAATCTAAAAGTGATCATAAAACGGAGACATGGCCAACCATTTTTTATGATTTTGTTCCAGGCAAGGCAGATATGGACATTAAATCAGGCTACCTAAAGAAAGATAAGGTGTTTGGACATAAAACAGTCACGTGGTTTGCTGATAATGAACAGAAGAATATTCCAACTTTAATGGGGTTAATTACTGTATTTGATGCTGAATCAGGACAACCGTTAGGGATTGCTGAGGCTGCTTTCATTACAGGAATACGGACAGGAGCTTCAGGGGCTATCGGAGCAAAATATTTGGCTAGAAAAGAATCTGAGAATCTGCTTGTTGTAGGATCTGGAAACCAAGCCATTTATCAAATCGCATCTGCTTTGTATGCACTCCCGAATTTGAAAGTAGTCAGGATTGCTGCCAGAGATCAAGTGAAATTGAAAAGCTTTGTCGATAGCTTACCCCATAGACTTCAATCTGAATTTGGGATGGATGCTGGAACAATTATATTTGAAGCAGTGGATTGTTTAGAACATGCAGTGAGCAATAGTGACATCATCATCACTGTGACGTCTTCAAGAACACCGATCATAAAAATGGAGTGGATAAAAAAAGGAACGCATATTTCTTGCATAGGTGCGGATATGGCCGGAAAACAGGAAATAGACTCACGCATTGTTTCAAATGCCAGTATTTTCTTAGATGACAAGGAACACTGTATGCAAGTTGGCGAGATAGAGATCCCTCTTAAACAGGGCATTATTACTGAGAAGAATATATCTGGTGAAATAGGTGATTTAATTCTTGGGAAAATAAATGGTAGGACGGATAATGAGCAAATCACGATTTTTGATGCTACAGGTATGGCGATTTTGGATATCTACGCAGCGAAAATAGCATTACAGAGTGCAGAAGAAAATGATCTCGGTGTCGAATTTAACAATTAA
- the codB gene encoding cytosine permease has product MEKVDLEFSLQAVPQAHRNGFWKILAVMLGFTFFSASMWSGGALGAGLDFTTFIWIVLAGNLILGVYTGALAYIAAKTGLSTHLLTKYAFGVKGSYLSSLLLGFTQVGWFGVGVAMFAVPVYKATGINVYLLIVLSGILMTVTAIYGIKALAILGVIAVPAIAILGSYSVFEATSTAGGFQGLLSFQPTEAMSLAGALTICIGSFISGGTLTADFARFAKTTRSAVTATAIAFFVGNSLMFLFGAVGAIVYGKADISDVMIMQGLLIPAIIVLGLNIWTTNENALYASSLGFTSITKLPKNAIVIFNGAVGTITAMWLYNNFTGFLTLLGSILPSIGAILLADFFILNRGNYKKLEEMTFKSVNWIAILAWVGGIIIAEVVPGIPPVNGLIGTAVLYVIGMKVYPITSNTLKSASKGA; this is encoded by the coding sequence ATGGAAAAAGTAGATTTGGAATTTTCATTACAGGCAGTACCGCAAGCACATCGTAATGGTTTTTGGAAGATTCTCGCTGTTATGCTCGGGTTCACATTCTTCTCGGCAAGTATGTGGTCGGGCGGAGCACTTGGAGCTGGACTGGATTTCACAACCTTTATCTGGATCGTCTTGGCGGGGAATTTAATTTTAGGCGTTTATACTGGAGCATTGGCGTATATTGCCGCTAAGACTGGATTATCGACACATTTGCTGACCAAATACGCTTTTGGTGTGAAAGGCTCTTATCTCTCTTCTCTTCTACTCGGCTTTACTCAGGTTGGCTGGTTCGGGGTCGGTGTTGCGATGTTTGCAGTTCCGGTCTATAAGGCAACAGGCATTAATGTATACTTATTGATAGTATTATCAGGAATTCTAATGACAGTAACGGCCATCTACGGGATCAAAGCGCTCGCCATTCTTGGGGTTATCGCCGTTCCTGCCATCGCGATTCTCGGTAGTTATTCGGTCTTTGAGGCAACCTCAACCGCTGGTGGATTTCAAGGTCTGCTCTCCTTTCAACCGACCGAAGCTATGAGTCTTGCCGGAGCGCTGACGATTTGTATCGGTTCATTTATTAGTGGCGGTACACTTACAGCTGACTTTGCACGATTCGCGAAGACTACCCGTTCTGCCGTTACAGCTACAGCCATTGCGTTCTTTGTTGGCAATTCACTGATGTTCTTGTTCGGCGCTGTAGGCGCAATCGTATATGGAAAAGCGGATATTTCCGATGTAATGATTATGCAGGGCTTGCTGATACCAGCCATTATCGTATTAGGTCTAAATATTTGGACGACGAATGAAAATGCGCTGTACGCATCCAGCTTGGGATTTACCAGTATTACAAAGCTGCCGAAGAATGCGATTGTTATCTTCAACGGTGCGGTTGGAACGATTACAGCAATGTGGCTGTACAATAACTTTACTGGGTTTCTGACGCTACTAGGTTCAATTCTGCCATCGATCGGTGCCATTCTACTTGCAGATTTCTTCATCTTGAATCGCGGAAATTATAAGAAGCTCGAAGAGATGACCTTTAAATCCGTGAACTGGATTGCCATTCTGGCATGGGTCGGCGGCATTATCATTGCGGAGGTCGTACCAGGCATCCCTCCGGTCAATGGCTTGATTGGTACAGCAGTACTATACGTAATCGGCATGAAAGTATATCCCATAACATCAAACACATTAAAGTCAGCAAGCAAAGGGGCATAA
- the codA gene encoding cytosine deaminase: MIIQQAKLRGIEGLWNLEIVDGCFRNITQQPLSTEGHEVIEAHGALLLPPFIEPHIHLDTTLTAGEPEWNQSGTLFEGIQRWSQRKQSLSIADVKDRSKKALQWQVAQGIQHVRTHVDVTDPTLTALKALLEVKEELAPYVDIQLVAFPQEGILSYPNGTELLEEALKLGADAVGGIPHFEFTREYGVDSMKLVFDLAEKYDRLIDIHCDEIDDEQSRFVEVVAKEAYERGLGRRTTASHTTAMGSYNDAYAYKLFRLLKMSEINFVSNPLVNIHLQGRFDTYPKRRGLTRVKELQEAGLNVCFGHDDIFDPWYPLGTGNMLQVLHMGIHASQLMGYDQIVNSIDLITKNSARTLQIEETYGIEVGKPANFIILNAENEYEAIRQQATVRYSVRRGQVIAETKPQETTVKLGDLEERVLFHK; this comes from the coding sequence ATGATTATTCAACAAGCAAAGCTTAGAGGAATCGAAGGATTATGGAATTTGGAAATTGTGGATGGCTGTTTTCGAAATATTACACAACAGCCCTTAAGCACAGAAGGTCACGAAGTAATTGAGGCACATGGTGCGCTGCTTTTGCCACCTTTTATTGAACCACACATCCATCTGGACACAACTTTAACGGCGGGTGAACCGGAATGGAATCAAAGCGGAACCCTATTCGAAGGCATTCAACGCTGGTCGCAGCGTAAACAATCCTTGTCCATTGCTGATGTCAAAGATAGATCAAAAAAAGCACTTCAATGGCAGGTCGCACAAGGCATTCAGCATGTAAGAACCCATGTGGATGTAACGGATCCTACGCTCACAGCATTAAAAGCCTTGTTGGAAGTAAAGGAAGAGCTGGCGCCCTATGTGGATATTCAATTAGTCGCTTTTCCACAAGAAGGCATCCTATCCTATCCGAATGGAACCGAGCTGCTTGAAGAGGCGTTGAAGCTTGGTGCAGATGCTGTAGGAGGAATTCCTCATTTCGAGTTTACGCGTGAATATGGCGTAGATTCCATGAAGCTTGTATTTGATCTGGCAGAGAAATATGATCGCCTGATCGATATCCACTGTGATGAAATTGATGATGAGCAATCCAGATTCGTAGAAGTCGTAGCGAAGGAAGCATATGAACGCGGGCTCGGTAGACGCACAACTGCAAGTCATACAACAGCGATGGGCTCATATAATGATGCCTATGCCTACAAGCTGTTCCGGTTATTAAAAATGTCCGAGATTAATTTCGTATCTAACCCGCTTGTGAATATCCATCTGCAAGGCAGATTCGATACCTATCCGAAGCGCAGAGGTTTAACACGTGTGAAGGAGCTGCAGGAAGCAGGCCTTAATGTGTGCTTCGGTCACGATGATATCTTCGACCCATGGTACCCACTTGGAACAGGTAATATGCTGCAAGTGCTTCATATGGGTATTCATGCCTCACAGCTGATGGGATATGATCAGATCGTGAACAGCATTGACCTCATTACGAAAAATAGTGCCAGAACGCTGCAAATTGAAGAAACGTACGGAATTGAGGTGGGCAAGCCTGCTAACTTCATCATTCTAAATGCGGAGAATGAATACGAAGCGATTCGCCAGCAAGCCACCGTCCGTTACTCTGTCCGTCGTGGCCAGGTGATCGCGGAGACAAAGCCGCAGGAAACTACAGTAAAGCTCGGCGATCTGGAAGAACGCGTATTGTTTCATAAATAA
- a CDS encoding nuclease-related domain-containing protein, with translation MLKTLFSLFKRSESKPPQAARNAPTSKPKPKVAPTRIGELGEHKINIQLDQLPKECKSLSDLMLPNSKSRTGYNQIDHVVISPYCLFVIETKNYTGEVKGGRTDQQWTVSNRYKMYNPLKQNYGHIKAIESLIQGIAAVKFISMVSFTMRCRFSIDPELRKIHSDELVVYDVELSEFISRKLLSLKTGTPEPSISPAQIQSIYEHLLQVNITDVEIRKLHVQKIKQKN, from the coding sequence ATGCTGAAAACTCTATTTTCTCTCTTTAAAAGATCCGAATCCAAACCGCCACAAGCTGCGCGTAACGCACCAACCTCCAAGCCGAAACCGAAGGTTGCTCCTACACGAATTGGAGAGCTAGGCGAGCATAAAATCAATATCCAACTTGACCAGCTACCTAAAGAGTGTAAATCGTTAAGCGATCTAATGCTTCCTAATTCCAAGTCTCGAACAGGTTACAACCAAATTGATCATGTTGTTATTTCCCCTTATTGCTTATTTGTCATTGAGACGAAAAACTACACTGGTGAAGTTAAAGGTGGACGAACGGACCAACAATGGACAGTTAGCAACCGATACAAGATGTATAATCCGCTGAAGCAAAACTATGGACATATTAAGGCCATCGAGAGTCTGATACAAGGTATAGCTGCAGTGAAATTTATCTCTATGGTTTCATTCACGATGAGATGTCGATTTAGTATTGACCCGGAGCTTCGGAAAATCCACTCGGACGAACTGGTTGTCTATGATGTGGAACTAAGTGAGTTTATCTCTAGGAAACTGCTCAGTTTAAAAACAGGAACTCCCGAACCTTCTATCTCTCCGGCGCAAATACAATCGATTTATGAGCATTTGCTTCAGGTCAATATCACCGATGTGGAGATTCGCAAGCTTCATGTACAGAAAATAAAGCAAAAAAACTAG
- a CDS encoding helix-turn-helix transcriptional regulator has product MGKKVIVKISQLTKKHGISLRELSRISDVRHAALSELANDKREGINFNHIIRIAESLEINDIREIIDLVDTDDTN; this is encoded by the coding sequence GTGGGAAAGAAAGTTATCGTGAAAATATCTCAGTTGACGAAAAAGCATGGAATCTCTCTACGAGAGTTGTCAAGAATATCCGATGTTAGACATGCTGCTTTGAGCGAATTGGCCAACGATAAAAGAGAAGGTATTAACTTTAATCATATTATTAGAATTGCAGAGTCTTTAGAAATTAACGATATTCGAGAGATTATTGATTTAGTTGATACTGACGATACAAATTGA
- the dcm gene encoding DNA (cytosine-5-)-methyltransferase gives MNGLEKISNSKDESKEIPNHIYRRSGTEVQKRINALKIGQKMQDLPEELWHESFRYYVKEDQNRRGGPNMRMIRLDPSKPSLTVTGYIFNKFVHPYENRFVSMREAARLQGFPDYVKFEGSLTSTQLQVGNAVPIQLSKAVFEAVLISIRKLGYGKKNLTAFSLFSGAGGLDIGAEQASYKSMKVKTLVTLDNWKDACDTLRGYYQGRTKVLEGDISEIVDPRLFWYQESNCDQAPDIIFGGPPCQAFSQAGKQKALNDPRGNLIYEYLRFVETVKPPFFIMENVANLKGVQRGELYNDILERMYKLGYNVTVSPLLAADYGAPQLRKRLFFLGCKKELGRMELPVPTHCEIPDLLTPNPYVTVGEAFRDLPKLV, from the coding sequence ATGAATGGATTAGAGAAAATTTCAAATTCTAAGGATGAAAGTAAAGAGATACCAAACCACATTTACCGTCGCTCTGGGACTGAGGTCCAAAAGCGAATAAACGCGTTGAAGATCGGACAAAAAATGCAGGATTTGCCGGAGGAGCTATGGCATGAGAGTTTTCGTTACTATGTAAAAGAAGATCAAAATAGACGGGGCGGACCTAATATGAGAATGATTCGACTAGACCCGTCAAAACCATCATTAACAGTAACTGGATATATTTTCAATAAGTTTGTACATCCGTATGAAAATCGTTTTGTAAGTATGCGTGAAGCTGCTAGGCTTCAGGGGTTTCCTGATTATGTTAAATTTGAAGGATCATTAACAAGTACTCAGTTGCAAGTGGGTAATGCAGTACCTATTCAGTTATCTAAAGCGGTGTTTGAAGCTGTTTTGATTTCAATAAGGAAACTGGGATATGGGAAAAAAAACTTAACTGCATTTAGTCTTTTCAGTGGTGCCGGAGGGTTGGATATTGGTGCGGAGCAAGCTTCATATAAATCAATGAAAGTAAAGACTTTAGTTACGTTGGATAATTGGAAAGATGCTTGTGACACACTTAGAGGATACTATCAAGGTAGGACTAAAGTTTTAGAAGGTGACATTTCTGAAATTGTTGATCCAAGATTATTTTGGTATCAAGAATCTAATTGTGATCAGGCACCGGACATTATATTTGGAGGACCGCCATGCCAAGCGTTTAGTCAAGCGGGTAAACAAAAAGCTCTTAACGATCCACGCGGAAATTTGATTTATGAATATTTAAGATTCGTAGAAACAGTTAAACCTCCTTTTTTTATAATGGAAAATGTTGCTAATTTAAAGGGGGTTCAGCGGGGTGAACTTTATAACGACATATTAGAGCGAATGTATAAACTTGGTTATAATGTGACTGTATCCCCGCTGTTAGCAGCTGATTATGGTGCACCACAACTTAGAAAACGTCTCTTCTTCCTAGGTTGTAAAAAAGAGTTAGGTCGTATGGAACTTCCAGTTCCAACACATTGTGAGATACCGGATTTGTTAACTCCAAATCCTTATGTAACGGTAGGAGAGGCCTTTAGGGACTTACCTAAGCTTGTTTAA